From Aedes albopictus strain Foshan chromosome 1, AalbF5, whole genome shotgun sequence, one genomic window encodes:
- the LOC109432934 gene encoding leucine-rich repeat-containing protein let-4-like produces MLLRSSESQQTYKKRSGQLLKHQTSVLPVKVKSVENSFRMQIILAILIVIISLNGIKPFTVSDDPNWENSIIINGFNYPADAASIEKISKHKQVFWFFNAIVDILPYNFTELFENCNEIKFYGGSVKSIHITPKLDCIVLYNTSTENVIIKPDMFYKLGDFSCTKSKLTHIPENINRLKHLKNLDLGDNLIEIVQMDQLNGLDNLEELSLSSNKIKHIYSDGPVSLPSLNTMYLIYNRLQHFDVCNWNMPTLSSLYLQGNNLTHFAIHQFPALELLLIYGNPLNCAWKDSLKNTSIRHQFYISCDEKSVGAFELDCSPQTYHQLKQQVSSVDTKLRQIEVKMLNNYQQVSDRMQKIESLLQNLTAKIIEQQNVSNDIIEAMYRIEIERASNQTKKIP; encoded by the exons ATGCTACTCCGAAGTTCTGAATCTCAGCAAACGTATAAAAAGCGGTCGGGACAACTCCTCAAACATCAAACATCAGTTCTACCAGTGAAAGTGAAGTCggtcgaaaattcattcaggatgcAAATCATTTTGGCTAT ACTAATTGTGATAATTTCACTCAACGGCATAAAACCGTTCACTGTGTCAGATGATCCAAACTGGGAAAATTCAATTATAATAAATGGCTTCAACTATCCTGCTGATGCAGCCTCGAtagaaaaaatctcaaaacataAACAAGTTTTTTGGTTTTTCAATGCAATAGTAGACATACTGCCATATAATTTCACTGAGCTATTTGAGAATTGCAACGAAATTAAATTTTATGGTGGATCTGTTAAATCTATTCACATTACTCCTAAGTTAGACTGCATTGTTTTATACAACACATCTACTGAAAATGTGATTATTAAACCTGATATGTTCTACAAACTGGGCGATTTCTCGTGTACGAAATCAAAATTGACACATATCCCAGAGAATATCAATCgattaaaacatttaaaaaatttagATCTTGGAGACAACTTGATAGAAATAGTTCAAATGGACCAGTTAAATGGGTTGGACAATTTGGAAGAACTTTCTCTTTCttctaataaaataaaacacattTACAGTGACGGTCCGGTGAGTCTGCCATCGCTCAATACAATGTATCTTATCTACAATCGACTTCAACATTTTGACGTCTGCAATTGGAACATGCCTACTCTTTCCAGCCTCTATCTCCAAGGTAACAATTTGACACATTTCGCAATTCATCAATTTCCTGCTCTAGAACTATTATTAATTTATGGAAACCCATTGAACTGCGCTTGGAAAGATAGTTTAAAGAATACGTCAATACGGCACCAATTCTATATAAGTTGTGACGAAAAAAGCGTGGGTGCCTTTGAATTGGATTGTTCACCACAAACCTATCATCAATTGAAGCAGCAGGTCTCTAGTGTCGACACCAAGTTAAGACAAATTGAAGTAAAAATGTTGAACAACTATCAACAAGTTTCCGACAGAATGCAAAAAATTGAAAGCCTGCTGCAAAATCTTACCGCAAAAATTATTGAACAGCAAAATGTCTCTAATGATATAATTGAGGCAATGTACCGAATTGAAATCGAAAGAGCTTCCAatcaaacgaagaaaattccataA